In Metopolophium dirhodum isolate CAU chromosome 7, ASM1992520v1, whole genome shotgun sequence, one genomic interval encodes:
- the LOC132949648 gene encoding protein krasavietz, with translation MSQKTEKPVLSGQRIKTRKRDEKEKYDPFGFRDFILGGLNNAGTDLEAIWKFLDQAGSKVDYRRYGEVLFDILIAGGLLVPGGSISQDGSISQDGDKLWKTNACVFEAPEDMVSMRNYEQVFIKLMRRYKYLEKMFEEEMKKILLFIKGFSDIERIKLARMTTLWISNGSIPPTVLQVLTNEHLIKDGLALEFLIELFVTYKQEVGNAHLLTVLKKGGLEGRLMDFLPPNKRTEENLRAQFEEKGLSDVVKLHLAQASQEAKRNLEIQLNDDFNDNKNMKEIISNIKELSSKHDIPEHEIIVLVWTVVMTQVEWNKKEELLADQALKHLKQYSPLFSAFSTTARSELALMLKVQEYCYENMNFMRVFQKIILLFYKTDVLTEEVILKWYKEGHSKGKTTFLEQMKKFIEWLQNAEEESESGEDED, from the exons ATGAGTCAAAAAACAGAAAAACCGGTACTGTCAGGTCAACGCATCAAGACCAGAAAAagag aTGAAAAAGAAAAGTACGATCCTTTTGGCTTCCGGGACTTCATCCTTGGAGGCCTCAATAATGCCGGCACTGACCTAGAAGCAATTTGGAAGTTCCTTGATCAAGCTGGTTCTAAAGTTGATTATCGCCGTTACGGCGAAGTCCTCTTTGATATACTGATTGCTGGAGGTCTTTTAG taccGGGAGGATCCATATCACAAGATGGATCAATATCTCAGGATGGGGACAAACTGTGGAAGACAAACGCATGTGTTTTTGAGGCGCCCGAGGACATGGTATCTATGCGAAACTATGAACAGGTGTTCATCAAACTCATGCGCCGATATAAATATTTGGAGAAAATGTTTGAGGAggagatgaaaaaaattttgcTGTTCATTAAAGGTTTTAGTGACATTGAACGTATTAAACTGGCACGTATGACTACATTGTGGATTTCTAATGGTTCAATTCCACCTACTGTTCTTCAAGTACTTACTAat gAGCATTTGATTAAAGATGGGTTGGCATTAGAGTTTCTCATTGAACTCTTTGTGACGTATAAACAGGAGGTAGGTAATGCCCATCTACTGACTGTATTGAAGAAAGGAGGACTTGAAGGTCGGTTAATGGATTTCTTGCCTCCAAACAAGCGTACTGAAGAAAATCTCCGTGCACAGTTTGAAGAAAAGGGATTAAGTGATGTGGTTAAGTTACATTTAGCTCAGGCCAGTCAGGAAGCTAAACGTAACTTGGAAATTCAGTTAAACGATGACTTTAATgacaacaaaaatatgaaagAGATCATTTCAAATATCAAAGAATTGTCTTCTAAGCATGACATTCCCGAACatgaaattattgttttg GTATGGACAGTTGTAATGACACAAGTAGAGTGGAACAAAAAAGAAGAACTTCTAGCAGATCAGGCACTTAaacatttgaagcaatattcaCCATTGTTTTCAGCTTTCTCAACTACTGCTCGTTCTGAATTGGCACTCATGCTCAAGGTTCAAGAATATTgctatgaaaatatgaattttatgaGAGTCttccaaaaaattattttactcttCTATAAAA CCGATGTGTTGACTGAAGAAGTAATTTTGAAATGGTACAAGGAGGGACACTCTAAgggtaaaacaacatttttggaacaaatgaaaaaattcaTTGAATGGCTACAGAATGCAGAAGAAg aATCTGAGTCTGGTGAAGATGAAGATTAA